One genomic segment of Burkholderia multivorans ATCC BAA-247 includes these proteins:
- a CDS encoding alpha/beta hydrolase, with protein sequence MDASEFSKFLKSALPAEARAGAALAVTELEIPGYAQDIALRLYRRPDKTGLPVVLYFHGGGFVRGTLDDADFAARFLAERLPALVVSVDYSLAPAFPFPAAPEDAYRAAVWAATRARAFGGNPKKIGVAGHDAGGQLANCLAFIARDRGEVPIVAQALFGPMLDPSMTRIGDAERLASDITARECAACYRAYLPQASQRMHPYAAPLESVRLSGLPPTLIVTAQNDVLHVEAEKYAGCLISSGVLTQVIRYPDVTHAALATHEAAFDEAVRFFQCRFQARQPNRNE encoded by the coding sequence ATGGACGCTTCCGAATTCAGCAAATTCCTGAAATCCGCACTGCCCGCCGAAGCCAGAGCCGGCGCGGCCCTGGCGGTCACGGAGCTGGAAATTCCGGGCTACGCGCAGGACATCGCGCTGCGCCTCTATCGCCGCCCCGACAAGACCGGGTTGCCAGTAGTGCTTTATTTCCACGGCGGCGGTTTCGTGCGCGGCACGCTCGACGACGCGGATTTCGCCGCGCGCTTTTTAGCAGAACGCTTACCGGCGCTCGTAGTGTCGGTCGACTATTCGCTCGCGCCCGCGTTTCCGTTTCCGGCCGCGCCGGAAGACGCGTATCGCGCGGCCGTCTGGGCCGCGACGCGCGCCCGCGCGTTCGGCGGCAATCCGAAGAAGATCGGCGTCGCGGGACACGACGCGGGCGGACAGCTCGCGAACTGCCTCGCGTTCATCGCGCGCGATCGCGGCGAAGTGCCGATCGTCGCGCAGGCGCTGTTCGGGCCGATGCTCGACCCGAGCATGACGCGCATCGGCGATGCCGAACGTCTCGCGTCGGACATCACCGCACGCGAATGCGCGGCCTGTTATCGCGCCTATCTGCCGCAGGCGTCGCAACGCATGCATCCGTACGCGGCGCCGCTCGAGTCGGTGCGCCTCTCGGGGCTGCCGCCGACGCTGATCGTCACCGCGCAGAACGACGTGCTGCACGTCGAAGCGGAGAAATACGCGGGCTGCCTGATTTCGTCGGGCGTGCTGACGCAGGTGATCCGCTATCCGGACGTCACGCATGCCGCGCTCGCGACGCACGAAGCCGCCTTCGACGAAGCCGTGCGCTTCTTCCAGTGCCGCTTCCAGGCGCGCCAGCCGAATCGCAACGAATAA
- the ceoR gene encoding putative multidrug efflux transcriptional regulator CeoR, whose protein sequence is MDRLQAMQVFTRVVDTSSFTKAAETLGLPRASVTTIIQNLEAFLGVRLMHRTTRRLSLTPDGAAYYERCVRILADVEETEASFQNNNRKPHGKLRVDMPGSIGRLLVIPSLCEFHTRYPDIDLQLGLSDRPVDLLQEGVDCVIRVGALQDSSLVARRVGLFEGVSVAAPAYLEKYGEPQTIEDLSQHKAVNYFSSRTGRTIDWSFLIDGKEVEVKMNGIVSVNDADAYVTCGLEGFGLIQPPLFMVLPHLREGRLKEVLPGFKPLPMPISVVYPHSRHLSPKVRVFVDWVAEVFDRCPLLSGKGSLDATCSKRTFEEAERAPVLDTPVINEWVA, encoded by the coding sequence ATGGACCGGCTTCAGGCCATGCAGGTGTTTACTCGCGTCGTCGACACGAGCAGCTTCACGAAGGCAGCGGAGACGCTCGGCCTGCCGCGCGCGTCCGTCACGACGATCATCCAGAATCTCGAAGCGTTCCTCGGCGTGCGGCTGATGCACCGGACCACGCGCCGGCTGTCGCTGACGCCCGACGGCGCCGCCTACTACGAACGCTGCGTGCGCATCCTCGCGGACGTCGAGGAAACCGAGGCGAGCTTCCAGAACAACAACCGGAAGCCGCACGGAAAGTTGCGTGTCGACATGCCGGGCTCGATCGGGCGGCTACTCGTGATTCCTTCGCTCTGCGAATTCCATACGCGCTATCCGGACATCGATCTGCAGCTCGGCCTGTCCGATCGTCCGGTCGATCTGCTGCAGGAAGGCGTCGACTGCGTGATCCGCGTCGGCGCGCTGCAGGATTCGTCGCTCGTCGCGCGCCGCGTCGGGCTGTTCGAGGGCGTGTCGGTCGCCGCGCCGGCCTATCTCGAGAAGTACGGCGAGCCGCAGACGATCGAAGACCTGAGCCAGCACAAGGCCGTCAATTATTTTTCGAGCCGCACGGGCCGCACGATCGACTGGTCGTTCCTGATCGACGGCAAGGAAGTCGAGGTCAAGATGAACGGCATCGTGTCGGTGAACGACGCGGACGCGTATGTGACCTGCGGGCTCGAAGGCTTCGGGCTGATCCAGCCGCCGCTCTTCATGGTGCTGCCGCATCTGCGCGAAGGCCGCCTGAAGGAAGTGCTGCCGGGCTTCAAGCCGCTGCCGATGCCGATCTCGGTCGTGTATCCGCACAGCCGCCATCTTTCGCCGAAGGTGCGCGTGTTCGTCGACTGGGTCGCCGAGGTGTTCGACCGCTGCCCGCTGCTGAGCGGCAAGGGCAGCCTCGACGCGACGTGCAGCAAGCGCACGTTCGAGGAAGCCGAGCGCGCACCGGTGCTCGACACGCCCGTCATCAACGAATGGGTCGCATGA
- a CDS encoding DUF4148 domain-containing protein: MNRRHLLSAVAVALAVSAPAFADTDTPHVGDYGNTSSYTQHNGPRTRTEVRAEVEQARRDGTLAYLRKATSYPQGIELAQGPYRPTPEGNQLAGAGR; this comes from the coding sequence ATGAATCGCCGCCATCTTCTTTCCGCCGTCGCCGTCGCACTCGCCGTATCGGCACCGGCATTCGCCGATACCGATACGCCGCACGTCGGCGACTACGGCAACACGTCGTCGTACACGCAGCACAACGGCCCGCGCACGCGCACGGAAGTCCGCGCGGAAGTCGAACAGGCACGCCGCGACGGCACGCTCGCCTATCTGCGCAAGGCCACCTCGTATCCGCAGGGCATCGAACTCGCGCAGGGCCCGTATCGCCCGACGCCGGAAGGCAACCAGCTCGCCGGCGCGGGCCGGTAA
- a CDS encoding purine-nucleoside phosphorylase: MLTRSILSAAAFSLAACATAPSIAQDNPGNAGNDFAETGAQGRPVKVMIVTMFGPEGQAWLDRLGPWRDVAVPGLSPDYPAVHCNRQDVCVITTGMGYANAAASIMALTFSQRFDLRRTYFLISGIAGVDPAQGTVGSAAWAKYLVDFSLQWELDAREIPAGWNTGYLGINTKSPNDKPPLDYRTEVFQLNPQLADAAYALSRNVVLADSAQAQAARAKFSYAPANRPPSVIRCDTSSGNTWFSGTLLGERARQWTKILTDGKGTYCMTAQEDNATFEALKRAASVKRVDLSRVAVLRTGSDFDRPYDGQTSADNLLNYADQGGFAPATENLYRAGNPLVQDIVSHWSEWRNGVPHR; encoded by the coding sequence ATGCTGACTCGCTCGATTCTTTCCGCCGCCGCCTTCTCGCTCGCGGCCTGCGCGACCGCGCCGTCGATCGCACAGGACAATCCGGGCAACGCGGGCAACGACTTTGCCGAAACCGGTGCACAGGGCCGCCCGGTGAAGGTCATGATCGTCACGATGTTCGGGCCGGAAGGCCAGGCCTGGCTCGACCGGCTCGGCCCGTGGCGCGACGTCGCGGTGCCGGGCCTGTCGCCCGACTATCCGGCCGTGCACTGCAACCGTCAGGACGTCTGCGTGATCACGACCGGCATGGGCTACGCGAACGCCGCCGCGTCGATCATGGCGCTGACGTTCTCGCAGCGCTTCGACCTGCGGCGCACGTATTTTCTGATCTCGGGCATCGCGGGCGTCGATCCGGCGCAAGGCACGGTCGGCTCCGCCGCATGGGCGAAGTACCTCGTCGATTTCAGCCTGCAATGGGAGCTCGACGCGCGCGAGATTCCGGCCGGCTGGAACACGGGCTATCTCGGCATCAACACGAAGAGCCCGAACGACAAGCCGCCGCTCGACTATCGCACCGAAGTGTTCCAGCTCAATCCGCAGCTCGCGGATGCCGCCTACGCACTGTCGCGCAACGTCGTGCTCGCCGATAGCGCGCAGGCGCAGGCCGCGCGCGCGAAATTCTCGTATGCGCCGGCGAACCGGCCGCCGAGCGTGATCCGCTGCGACACGTCGTCGGGCAACACGTGGTTCTCCGGCACGCTGCTCGGCGAGCGCGCGCGTCAATGGACGAAGATCCTGACCGACGGCAAGGGCACCTACTGCATGACCGCGCAGGAAGACAACGCGACGTTCGAAGCGCTCAAGCGCGCGGCGAGCGTCAAGCGTGTCGATCTGTCGCGCGTCGCGGTGCTGCGTACGGGCTCGGACTTCGACCGTCCGTACGACGGCCAGACGAGCGCGGACAACCTGCTGAACTACGCGGACCAGGGCGGCTTCGCGCCCGCGACCGAGAACCTGTACCGCGCGGGCAACCCGCTCGTGCAGGACATCGTGTCGCACTGGAGCGAATGGCGCAACGGCGTGCCGCACCGCTGA
- a CDS encoding LysE family translocator, giving the protein MNDFLFGLMIALSVGPVALMIANYGMRAGTASGVRAAVGVATADGCYAVVAFTIGAMLASTLASHLSLFRVVGALVLLAMGARMLWQALRDRRRTLDGAAPPPGARPFTSMFLMTLANPLTILLFYGYATAAAASHRHWLLGAACVFAGSLAGQLVFAFGGSAIGRLVKSPALLAASHVVAALVVLGYGVAGLARL; this is encoded by the coding sequence ATGAACGACTTCCTGTTCGGGCTGATGATCGCGCTGTCGGTCGGGCCCGTTGCGCTGATGATCGCGAACTACGGAATGCGCGCCGGCACCGCGAGCGGCGTGCGCGCGGCCGTCGGCGTCGCGACGGCGGACGGCTGCTATGCGGTCGTCGCGTTCACGATCGGCGCGATGCTGGCGAGCACGCTCGCGTCGCATCTGTCGCTGTTCCGTGTGGTCGGCGCGCTCGTGCTGCTCGCGATGGGCGCGCGGATGCTGTGGCAGGCGCTGCGCGATCGTCGCCGCACGCTCGACGGCGCGGCGCCGCCGCCCGGCGCGCGTCCGTTCACGTCGATGTTTCTGATGACGCTCGCGAATCCGCTGACGATCCTGCTGTTCTACGGCTATGCGACGGCCGCTGCCGCCTCGCACCGCCACTGGCTGCTCGGCGCCGCCTGCGTGTTCGCCGGCAGCCTCGCCGGCCAGCTCGTGTTCGCGTTCGGCGGCAGTGCGATCGGTCGACTCGTCAAATCGCCGGCGCTGCTGGCCGCGAGCCATGTCGTCGCGGCGCTCGTCGTGCTCGGCTACGGCGTAGCGGGCCTCGCGCGGCTCTAA
- the selD gene encoding selenide, water dikinase SelD: protein MTEATQAPPAVPRLTSLSHGGGCGCKIAPGVLSELLKRATPPALFPDLLVGTETSDDAAVYRLNDEQAIVATTDFFMPIVDDPFDFGRIAATNALSDVYAMGGKPILALALVGMPINVLPHETIAAVLRGGESVCADAGIPVAGGHSIDSVEPIYGLAAIGVVHPSRVKRNAAARAGDVLVLGKPLGVGVLSAALKKNRLDDAGYAQMIATTTKLNRPGAELAALPGVHALTDVTGFGLLGHTLELARGATLTARVHYASLPWLAGVEAFAADGIVTGASGRNWAAYGADVRIADTLPPAAQALLTDPQTSGGLLVACAPDAVDDVLACFRADGFDRAAVIGEMVDGPARVDVA, encoded by the coding sequence ATGACCGAAGCCACCCAAGCCCCGCCCGCCGTTCCCCGTCTCACGAGCCTGTCGCACGGCGGCGGCTGCGGCTGCAAGATCGCGCCGGGCGTGCTCTCCGAGCTGCTGAAGCGCGCGACGCCGCCCGCGCTGTTCCCGGATCTCCTGGTCGGCACCGAGACGTCCGACGATGCGGCCGTCTATCGGCTGAACGACGAGCAGGCGATTGTCGCGACGACCGACTTCTTCATGCCGATCGTCGACGATCCGTTCGACTTCGGCCGCATCGCGGCCACCAACGCGCTGTCCGACGTCTATGCGATGGGCGGCAAGCCGATTCTCGCGCTCGCGCTCGTCGGGATGCCGATCAACGTGCTGCCGCACGAAACGATCGCGGCCGTGCTGCGCGGCGGCGAATCGGTGTGTGCGGACGCGGGCATTCCGGTCGCGGGCGGTCACTCGATCGATTCGGTTGAGCCGATCTACGGGCTCGCGGCGATCGGCGTCGTGCATCCGTCGCGCGTGAAACGCAATGCGGCCGCGCGCGCCGGCGACGTGCTCGTGCTCGGCAAGCCGCTCGGCGTCGGCGTGCTGTCGGCCGCGCTGAAAAAGAACCGGCTCGACGATGCCGGCTATGCGCAGATGATCGCGACGACGACGAAGCTGAACCGGCCCGGCGCCGAACTCGCCGCGCTGCCGGGCGTGCATGCGCTGACCGACGTGACCGGCTTCGGGCTGCTCGGCCACACGCTCGAGCTTGCACGCGGCGCGACGCTCACCGCACGCGTGCATTACGCGTCGCTGCCGTGGCTCGCGGGCGTCGAAGCGTTTGCGGCGGACGGCATCGTCACCGGCGCGTCGGGCCGCAACTGGGCCGCGTATGGCGCGGACGTGCGCATCGCCGACACGCTGCCGCCGGCCGCGCAGGCGCTGCTCACCGATCCGCAGACCTCGGGCGGGCTGCTAGTCGCCTGTGCGCCCGATGCGGTCGACGACGTGCTCGCGTGCTTCCGTGCGGACGGCTTCGATCGCGCGGCCGTGATCGGCGAGATGGTCGACGGGCCCGCACGCGTCGACGTCGCGTGA
- a CDS encoding DMT family transporter, whose product MDHLFIGLVLCSALLHAIWNAFLHVSDDRLVQLGTMSLPYLAFGVLGTALLPAPTRSAWPYVGASAVLEVAYCFTLVRAYRSGEFGQIYPIARGLSPLLVSVLAFAALGERPTPFGFAGIALVSLGIMSLALRRGFRFSGEGVPYALLTGVFIAAYSICDGIGARESGSALGYIAWVYLLWSVPQLALVCAMRGGPKAVFGSRATLRPGAIAGTISLAAYGIVIIAYRHLPVATVSALRETSSIFAVAIGWFAMRERPGAQRLVACALVVAGAALIRL is encoded by the coding sequence ATGGATCATCTGTTCATCGGTCTCGTGCTGTGTTCCGCGCTGCTGCACGCGATCTGGAACGCGTTCCTGCACGTCAGCGACGACCGCCTCGTGCAGCTCGGCACGATGTCGCTGCCGTACCTCGCATTCGGCGTGCTCGGCACCGCGCTGCTGCCCGCGCCGACGCGCAGCGCGTGGCCGTATGTGGGCGCATCGGCGGTGCTCGAGGTCGCGTACTGCTTCACGCTCGTGCGCGCCTATCGCAGCGGCGAGTTCGGGCAGATCTATCCGATCGCACGTGGCCTCTCGCCCCTGCTCGTCTCGGTGCTCGCGTTCGCGGCGCTCGGCGAACGCCCGACGCCGTTCGGCTTCGCGGGCATCGCGCTCGTGTCGCTCGGCATCATGTCGCTCGCGCTGCGGCGCGGCTTCCGGTTTTCCGGCGAAGGGGTGCCGTACGCGCTGCTCACCGGCGTGTTCATCGCCGCGTATTCGATCTGCGACGGGATCGGCGCGCGCGAATCGGGCAGCGCGCTCGGCTACATCGCGTGGGTGTATCTGCTGTGGAGCGTGCCGCAGCTCGCGCTCGTCTGCGCGATGCGCGGCGGCCCGAAAGCGGTGTTCGGCTCGCGCGCCACGCTGCGCCCGGGCGCGATCGCCGGCACGATCTCGCTCGCCGCCTACGGCATCGTGATCATCGCGTATCGGCATCTGCCGGTCGCGACCGTGTCCGCGCTGCGCGAGACGAGCTCGATCTTCGCGGTCGCAATCGGCTGGTTCGCGATGCGCGAGCGGCCCGGTGCGCAGCGGCTCGTCGCGTGTGCGCTCGTCGTCGCGGGCGCGGCGCTGATTCGGCTGTAG
- a CDS encoding PLP-dependent aminotransferase family protein, with protein MRASVLSDWLAQRLVRGGEQPIYRQLHRLLQQAILSRELPAGARVPSSRLLAAELGIARNTVTQVYEQLALEGYVHSATGRGTFVADSAPDEIVGAPPETGARHAAVQPSARALSARGTRLVEGAGVSKRQGGAFMPGVPDVSRFPARVWTRLHNKYWRRLRPDLLTYAPGGGLALLREALADYLRTSRSVRCTPEQIVITTGIHQSIDLAVRLLTDPGDAIWTEDPCYWGVRSVLNVSGLTTRPIPVDDEGIAPSAADLAEPPKLMLVTPSHQYPLGMVMSLARRRMLLEYARQHGCWIIEDDYDSEFRYGSRPLASLQGLDTAGQVIYVGSFGKTLFPGLRVGYLVAPEPLAESFATASAELYREGQLLQQAVLAEFIAEGHFVSHIRKMRTLYGQRREVLLDAVARRYGDALQALGSDAGLHLVTRLPDGVDDRAVAQAALERNIVVRPLSGYYADRARASSGLLLGYACVPEDEIATAFATLAEAIDARAFVRPDTAAA; from the coding sequence ATGCGCGCAAGCGTGTTGTCGGACTGGCTTGCGCAGCGCCTCGTGCGCGGCGGCGAGCAGCCGATCTACCGGCAGCTGCATCGGCTGCTGCAGCAGGCGATCCTGTCGCGCGAACTGCCGGCCGGCGCGCGCGTGCCGTCGTCGCGGCTGCTCGCGGCCGAGCTCGGGATCGCGCGCAACACGGTCACGCAGGTGTACGAGCAGCTCGCGCTCGAGGGCTATGTGCATTCCGCGACCGGCCGCGGCACGTTCGTTGCCGACAGCGCGCCCGACGAGATCGTCGGCGCGCCGCCCGAGACGGGCGCGCGGCATGCGGCCGTGCAGCCGTCGGCGCGCGCGCTGTCCGCGCGCGGCACGCGGCTGGTCGAGGGCGCCGGCGTGTCGAAGCGGCAGGGCGGCGCTTTCATGCCGGGCGTGCCCGATGTGTCGCGATTTCCGGCGCGCGTGTGGACGCGGCTCCACAACAAGTACTGGCGGCGGCTGCGCCCCGATCTCCTGACTTACGCGCCGGGCGGCGGGCTCGCGCTGCTGCGCGAGGCGCTGGCCGACTATCTGCGCACGTCGCGCTCGGTGCGCTGCACGCCCGAGCAGATCGTGATCACGACCGGCATCCACCAGTCGATCGACCTCGCGGTGCGGCTGCTGACCGATCCGGGCGACGCGATCTGGACCGAGGACCCGTGCTATTGGGGCGTGCGCAGCGTGCTGAATGTGTCGGGGCTCACGACGCGGCCGATTCCGGTCGACGACGAAGGGATCGCGCCGAGCGCCGCCGATCTCGCCGAGCCGCCGAAGCTGATGCTCGTCACGCCGTCGCACCAGTATCCGCTCGGCATGGTGATGAGCCTCGCGCGGCGGCGGATGCTGCTCGAATATGCGCGCCAGCACGGCTGCTGGATCATCGAGGACGACTACGACAGCGAGTTCCGCTACGGCAGCCGGCCGCTCGCGTCGCTGCAGGGGCTCGATACGGCCGGGCAGGTGATTTACGTCGGCAGCTTCGGGAAGACGCTGTTTCCGGGCCTGCGCGTCGGCTATCTGGTGGCGCCGGAGCCGCTCGCGGAAAGCTTCGCGACCGCGAGCGCCGAGCTCTATCGAGAAGGTCAGCTGCTGCAGCAGGCGGTGCTCGCGGAGTTCATCGCGGAAGGGCATTTCGTATCGCACATTCGCAAGATGCGCACGCTGTATGGCCAGCGCCGCGAGGTGCTGCTCGACGCGGTCGCGCGCCGCTACGGCGACGCGCTCCAGGCGCTCGGCAGCGATGCGGGGCTGCATCTCGTCACGCGGCTGCCGGACGGCGTCGACGATCGCGCGGTCGCGCAGGCCGCGCTCGAACGCAATATCGTCGTGCGGCCCTTGTCGGGTTATTACGCGGATCGCGCGCGCGCATCGTCGGGACTGCTGCTTGGTTACGCGTGCGTGCCGGAAGACGAGATCGCGACGGCGTTCGCGACGCTCGCGGAGGCGATCGACGCGCGGGCCTTCGTGCGGCCCGACACCGCGGCCGCGTAG